TGGGTCCAAGATTCATCCTCTTGCCCTTTACTGAACCCGAGGAAGGGGAAGCACAAGTTTTGGCGCCTGAGTCTCAGGGATGAGTGCtagagaggagagggggagagtatGCAGCTTCCTGCTTGCAAGGTGGCAccggggggtggggtagggactCCACTGAGAGGGTAGGGCCCGGGAAGGGGGAAGATGAACACACCTGTGCCTGTTACCACCTGCTTAAGTAAACATGCAGGCAAGGTCATCGATGGCAAGCCAGGGGAGGGATCGAGGGTGCTCTGACAGGAAAGCAGAGCGGTCAGGGTAAGCAGGACAATGAGTGCAGTGAGGAAAGGGTGAAAGACTGGAGCTCTGTAAGGGGGGTCATGAGTTCCTTCTGACAGGGAGGCAGAATGGCAGCAATGAATGGAAACTGCTAAACCCCAGAGGAGGGTGTTTAGAGAACTACAAGAGGGCCTTCAGGGAAAAGGGAGGACGTGCCAATGTGGCCAGACAGAGCCCACACAGAACACAGACTGGGGGTGCTCCGCTGGCCTGACGGCCTGGATGGTAGCAGAGGCTGACCCAGAGTCCCCACCAGGCCTCGTCCCCACTCCCTTAACCCCTACCCCTCAGAGAGAGGGCagaacacagaaaatgaaaagtcCTTTAATCAAAAACTgctgtggcaaaaccaatacaatattgtaaagtaaaacaaatgaattaattaaatttaaaaaaaaaaaaacagaaccgcTGTGAGACTGGGGCAGAGAAGGGGCAAAACAAGCGGCAGAGGATGCCCTGGTGGAGGCAGAACAAGAGGCAACAAGCTTGGCCACAGCTCGCCAGCCCCGGAGGTAACAGCTTCTCCTCTTGCAGGAAGACACTGGGCTCAACCTGTGAAACAGCAGAGTCAGGGAAGAGCCTCAAGCCAGGGCCAGCCCACAGCCCTGCTCAATAGCCAACGTTGTGGGAAGGAGTATGCAATGTGTAACACTCACTTCAGAGGATCTGGAACGTCTCAGCCAGGTACTGCATGGAGGCTGCAACAGGGAGAGGCATAAACAGGTGCTCCAGACAGACGGACATAGAAGCCTGTCCCCCTGTCCCCGTGGGGAACCACCTAGCCCTACAACCTGAAACCCACATACCCCCAGCCCAGATGCAAAGAGCTCTGGGCCTGATCACTCCCCACTACCGGAATTAAATGTGGAGCCATTtcctaaaaggaaacaaaatgtgcCAGCAGCTCTCAAGCTTGGGGCCACGTCCAAACCATTCAAAAATGGTCTCGCAAAATACCCAACGAGAACGTTAGAGGCCACGCCGATCAACAAGGCATCTCTACAAGTCCTATCAGAAGGAGCTCTCAGGACTCGAATGGCTGGCAGAGTGTGCACGCAGTCCACACGGTACTTTGTTACTTGTCTGCACGCCCAGCTGAACATGCACCGCACGCTCCAGGGACAGGCTTGCTAGGTTCTCCTCCCCACAGGAATGCTGATCCCTACGAGGCCCCCTGCACCtgcagcccaccccaccccaagggCCCACCCTGCTTCTGCACTAAGAACCCGCCGCTCTCTGTCCCTGGTTCCTCATACCTAGTTGCTCCTTAAGGTCGTCTATTTCTCTCTGTAGCACTACACACTAGGCCAGCAGacacaggaggaagagaaaaggttAGTATACACccgcctcccctctcctcctctcctcttccccgggCCCTCCATCCCAAAGCCAGGTGTCCAGACTGGCAAGGCAAAGACTTTCCTCAGTGGAAAGGAGGTGGGCTCCCTCCCTGGGGTGTGGGATGGGACGGCGGGGAGGGGGCCCACACACGTCAGTTGCACCTGGACCCAGATCCCACCATGGGGTTTGGGTGTGCACTTCCAGGAGTCAGAAGCAGCATTACCCGAGGACAGccctgctttccaggtggctgctgctgccttTTCGGTCTTGGGGGACGGTCAGCTGGTCTCTGGTCACCTGACAGGGAAAGGACACACAATCCAGCTTCCCAGGCTGCCAGTGAGGTGGAAAGGGCCAAGCAGGGTCTAACGTGAGGTGAGGCAGTACCACCCTCTGCTAGCATCAAGCCTCCCCTGCTCTGCCCGGCAGGCAGCCCAAACCTTCTCTCTGGGCCCGCCCCTCCTATTCCTCAGGGGCAGCCATTTCACCACGATGGCCGCCAGAGACTGCGGTTCTGGGTTCGAGCCTCCCAGAGCGGCAGCCACAGCCAGCACCTGGGAGAGCAATGTGGGCGAACAGCACTTCACAGAAAAGGCTATTAGCCTGCAGGTCTACGCCCAGAGTAGCTGTTGGGGCACTGCCACCGATCACCCCTGCCAAACAAATCCCACACAGAAGGTGATGGGGCCAGGGCCAGCCCTGTTGACACCCTGTTTCCCATGGGAGAAGCagcctctgagcccccaggagagagagagagagagaatcagagaCAGAGGTTTCTGCCTTCACCCCTGGTCTCCACCGCCCCCCCCATATCAAAACCCAGGACACTCACCTGAGGGGCCAGGCCCTCTGGGCATGACTTCTCCCTTGTTCATGGCCACGGGCTCTGAGTTTCCTGAATCCTGCCCACCTCTGATGCTGGGGTTGGCGCTGCTGGGTTCTCCACGATGCACCCGTGAACAAGATGGCCACGGCCTGTCAGTGGTTGGCTAAAAACAAAGATTTCTCACTGATCTGCAGTAaggatgtgtgcgtgtgtgcgtgcgcgtgtgtgtACCAGTGCATTTATATGTCCATGTCTGTGTGTGAGAGCTCGTATGATTCAAGACCGAGCTGAGGCAGGGAATTGGGAAGACAATCGAAAGGCTGATCTCTTTAGCACATTCTCCGTCAGTCAGCCCCAGGCCAGCAGGCAGAGCGGAGCTGGGGACAACAGTGTGGCACTGAGAAAGTCTGGGGCCCCTGCAAGGAAGGTTTGGGGAACAGCTAGGAAGTAGGATTCAGGAAAGTGATGCGTCTAAACACTGAAGCTCTGTGAAGCTTTTAAGGGGTCCCCTCAAATCGATTCAGCTACCAGCCCTCCTTTCCACACCAGCCCCAGCCTCGTGGAGGAGGCTGGAAAGAGGCCAAGGGTGGAGAACCGAGCCCAGCACACCCAAAGTGCTACCTTCACGTTTGTCCCTAGGAAAAGGACCCCAACCTGGCATCCTAATGACCCAGTGACCGAGGGCCACCCAATGACGACCCCTGAGGAATGGAGAAGGGGAGCACGGGGTGAAGACATGTGTCCTGGGGAGGGTGGCAGGGGGaagagtggggagagaggaggggcctGGCCTACTCACCTGGCCCTTTGCGACTGGGTCTCTATTTGGGTCGTTGTCTTCTCCCGACACCGCCACTGCTGCCACCGACTCCCGGGCCCGCCTAGCCACGGGCTTCTTCCCAGCGCCGGTGTGCTTGGACTCTTTGGTTCCCCCAGGGACCAAGGCATACTTCTTGGACCTCCCAAGCAGCGGGATGCCGAAGATTGGGGGGAGGGTGGCCGGATCCAGGGGAGCGGCCGAGATTCCCCGCCCCCAGGAAGGGAAGGTTCTCCCCAGGGCAGGTTTGGAGACGCCCCCAAAGGCTTTCTTCTCCTGGACCCTCTTCCTCCTAGGACTGGGCCGCGGCAGCCTGGCTGTAGTggcagctgcaggagctgctgctgctgctgctactcccGGGTAGCTGGGCAGGCTGCCCCCCTTCCTCCGGACCACGCTCTGCATTTTCTTAGGGGGTGAGATGTCCTCCTGGTCTGCATCGCCCTGCCTGCCCTGCGTTTCCACAACCGAAATCAATCCTCCCGGAGCTGAGGACAGGCAAGTGCCTGGCACGTCAAGGAGATTCTCCCTGCCTTGGACATTCGAGTGTCTGGGTGTGTCCCCGGGATCCTTGGGGCTGTTCAGCTTGGCCTGGCCTCCGTCTTTGGGATAAATGCTCACTCTCATA
The nucleotide sequence above comes from Capricornis sumatraensis isolate serow.1 chromosome X, serow.2, whole genome shotgun sequence. Encoded proteins:
- the LOC138070777 gene encoding uncharacterized protein CXorf49 homolog, with translation MSSPDDEVFVRGGGSGSECGEQTSGLEAGSPAQRGPGPDPGPEPGAPRSGEGEGGDGFPDSEGFELERAVLEAGGPVLSGCEGRPGSPADDTGYAVQLSDESVAAILQQLADLDLLGIRRHMSPERYAVGEVSALRDLEARPSTRGAAAQRCGKAAQAEAGPLCVGGPKAGRAWGNPKRGTKSRLNKAVGRQWPPSGSLAGLLSDSESSDECSEIQPMRVSIYPKDGGQAKLNSPKDPGDTPRHSNVQGRENLLDVPGTCLSSAPGGLISVVETQGRQGDADQEDISPPKKMQSVVRRKGGSLPSYPGVAAAAAAPAAATTARLPRPSPRRKRVQEKKAFGGVSKPALGRTFPSWGRGISAAPLDPATLPPIFGIPLLGRSKKYALVPGGTKESKHTGAGKKPVARRARESVAAVAVSGEDNDPNRDPVAKGQPTTDRPWPSCSRVHRGEPSSANPSIRGGQDSGNSEPVAMNKGEVMPRGPGPSGDQRPADRPPRPKRQQQPPGKQGCPRCVVLQREIDDLKEQLASMQYLAETFQIL